GACGCCCCCAACGGCACCGTGCACCCGCTGCCGTACCGGAGGATGTGGTACGTCGAGGGAGCCGAGGAGGAACTCGTCCTCCTCTTGACCCCGTTCGCCCAGACCGTGCTTGTCCTGCTGGTGACCCCGGTCTTCCTCGCCGTCTCCGCCGTATGCCTCGTCGTCTTCCCGGGACTGCTCATCCACGACCTTCTGTGACGCGGCCGGCATGCCCCCGCAACTCCCCCTTCACCACCTTCCCGCTCGCGTTGCGCGGCAGCTCGGCCACGAACTCCACCTCCCGTGGCACCTTGTAGTTCGCCATCTCCCGGCGGGACCAGGCGATCAGGTCGTCGGCGGTCAGGAGCGCGCCCGGGCGGCGGACGACGTACGCCTTGCCGACCTCGCCCAGCCGGGCGTCCGGTACGCCGATCACCGCCACGTCCGCGACGTCCGGGTGCAGGCCCAGCAGTTGCTCGATCTCCGCGGGATAGGCGTTGAAGCCGCCCACGATGAACATGTCCTTGATGCGGTCCGTGATGCGGAGGTTGCCGGACACGTCCAGGACCCCCACGTCGCCCGTGCGCAGCCAGCCGTCGGGGGTCAGGACCTCAGCCGTGGCCCGCTCGTCCTCGAAGTAGCCCTGCATGACGTTGAAGCCCCGGACCAGGACCTCGCCCGGGGCACCAGGCGGCAGGGGGGCACCCTTCGCGTCGGCCACCCGTATCTCCGTTCCGGGGATCGCCCTGCCCGAGGTCGTCGCGATCACCGACGGCTCGTCGCCCCTGCGGCACATCGTCACGAAACCGCTCGCCTCCGACAGGCCGTACGCCGTCAGGACGGTGTCCACGCCGAGTTCGCCCCGCAGGCGTTCCACCAGGCGCAGCGGCACCACCGCCGCTCCCGTCACCACCAGGCGCAGGGCCGAGAGATCGTAGGCGTCCCGGGAGGGGTGGTCGAGCAGGGACTGGTGCAGGGTCGGCGGGCCCGGCAGTACCGAGACGCGCTCCGCCGCTATGTTCGCCAGCGCCGTGTCCACGTTGAACACCGGTTGCGGGATCATCGTCGCGCCCCGCATCAGGCAGGCCAGGACGCCTGCCTTGTAGCCGAACGTGTGGAAGAAGGGGTTCACGATCAGGTAGCGGTCGCCCTGGCTCAGGCCGGCCAGGTCGGTCCAGATCTCGTACGCCCGCAGCGTCTGCGCGTGCGTGATGACCGCGCCCTTCGGGCGGCCCGTCGTGCCCGACGTGAAGATGATGTCCGACGGGTGCGCGCCCGTCAGGGTCGCCGCGCGCTCCCGCACCTCCGGCTCCCCGACACCCTCCCCGCTCGCCAGGAAGTCCTTCCACGTGCGGAAGTCGGCCGGGGCGTCGTCCGCCAGGACCACCACCTGTTCCAGGTGCGGGAGGGCGGGAAGCGGACCCGAACCCGGTCCGTCCTGCGGCGCGCGGCGCAACGGCGCCCGACGCAGTGACGCCCGACGCAATGACGCCACATACGACGTGCCAAGGAACGTGCCCGTCACGAACAGCAGCTTCGCCCGGCTTCGCTCCAGTACGTACGCCGCCTCCGTACCCTTGAAGCGTGTGTTGAGGGGGACCAGGACCGCGCCCGCCGAGACCGCGCCCAGCGCCGAGACGATCCAGTCGAGGGTGTTCGGTGCCCAGATCGCCACGCGGTCGCCGACGCCGACGCCGTTCGCGACGCAGGCCGCCGCCGCGCGTTCCACGCGGGCGCCCAGTTCGGCGTACGTGATCCGGGTACGGCCCTCGACGACCGCCTCGACGTCGGCGTAGCGCCGGGCCGCGCTCCGCACCAGCCCGGGAATGCTGCCCCACTCCACGTCTTCGCGCACAGCGACCTCCCCACGGAACGCATAGCTGACTACCCGTCAGATTAGCTGTAGCCTGACGGACTGTCAGCTATCCGTTCACCTGCGGAGGTGCTCCATGGCCGGACTCAAGGACGCCACCGCCATCGTCGGTATCGGACAGACCGCCTTCGCCCGGCAGCTCCCCGAGTCCGAGAAGGCGTTGGCCTGTCGCGCCGTCCTCGCCGCGCTCGACGACGCCGGGATCGCGCCCGGCGAGGTCGACGCGCTCGCCTCGTACACCATGGAGGAGACCGACGAGGTCGAGGTCGCCAAGGCGGTCGGGCTCGGTGACCTCACCTTCTTCAGCAAGGTCGGGTACGGGGGCGGCGGTTCCTGTGCCACCGTCGCGCACCTCGCGGCCGCCGTCACCACCGGGCAGGCGACCGTCGGCGTCGCCTGGCGGTCACGCAAGCGCGGCAGCGGGCCCCGGCCGTGGAGGAACACGGCCGCCCAACTGCCCACCCCCGCCCAGTGGACCCGGCCCTTCGGGCTCCTCAGGCCGGTCGACGAGATCGGGATGCTCGCCCGCCGCTACATGTACGAGTACGGGGCGACCCGGGACCATCTGTTCAACGTCGCCCTCGCCTGCCGCAACCGGGCCAATCAGAATCCCGCCGCCATGATGTACGAGCGGCCCCTCACCAGGGACATGTATATGACCTCCCGGTGGATCAGTGAGCCGCTGTGCCTCTTCGACAACTGCCTGGAGACGGACGGCGCCCTGGCCTGCGTGATCGTCTCCGCCGAGCGCGCCCGCGACTGCCGGCACCGGCCCGTGTACGTCCACTCCGCCGCGCAGGGCCTGCCCTCCCAGCACCACGGCATGGTCAACTACTGGAACGACGACCCGCTCACCGGCCCCGCCTGGACGGCCGCCCGGCACCTGTGGAAGCACGCCGACCTCACCCCGGACGACGTCGACGTCGCCCAGATCTACGACGCGTTCACGCCGCTGATACCGCTCTCCCTGGAGGGGTACGGCTTCTGCGGCAGGGGCGAGGGCGGGGCGTTCACCGAGGGGGGCGCCCTCGAAATCGGCGGGCGGTTGCCGATCAACACCGGGGGCGGCGGACTGTCCGAGGCGTACGTCCACGGGTTCAACCTCATCAACGAGGGCGTGAAGCAGTTGCGCGGCACCAGTACCGCCCAGGTGCCGGGTGCCGCCACCTGTCTGGTCACCGCCGGTGAGGGGGTCCCGACCTCCGCCCTTCTCCTGAGGAGCTGAGCCATGTCCGCCACCTTTGCCCTGAGGAGCTGAACCGTGACCGACGCCCTCCTCTCCCCCGTCCACGACGAGGACGGGGCGCCCTTCTGGGAGTACGCCGCCCGGGGCGAACTGCGCGTCCAGGCCTGCGCCGAGTGCGGCGAGCCGCGCTTCCCGCCGCGCCCCTGCTGCCCGCACTGCCAGTCGTTCACGAGCGAGTGGCGGCGGGTGAGCGGGAAGGGGCGGATCTGGTCGTACGTCGTCCCGCATCCGCCGTTGCTTCCGGCGTACGCGGCGCAGGTGCCGTACAACGTGATCGTGGTGGAGCTGGCCGAGGCACCGCGCATCCGGCTCGTCGGGAATCTCGTGAGCGGCCCCGAGGCGCCTTTGAACTCATCGCCGCCCGAACGGATCCGCATCGGCGCCAAGGTGCAGGTCGCCTTCGACGGGGACGGGCTGCCCCGGTGGGTTCTGGAGCGGCCGTGAGCGAGGGGCTGCGGATCACCGCCGACAAGGAGACCGGGGTCGCGGTCGTCACCCTAGACCGGCCGGAGAAGCTCAACGCCATCGATCTGGGGACGGCCGACGAACTAGCCAGGATCTGGCGCGAGTTGCGGTTCGAAGACTCCGTACGGGCCGTCGTCCTCACCGGCGCGGGCGAGCGGGCCTTCTGCACGGGCCTCGACCGCGACGCCGAAGTGCCCCAGCCCACCTCGCCGTTCATGGTGGACGATCCGCTGATCAGGATCGGCCCGAAGGCGAACGACCTGTGGAAACCGGTGATCGCCGCCGTGTGCGGCATGACCTGCGGCGGGGCGTTCTATCTGCTCGGCGAGAGCGAGTTCATCGTCGCCGACACGACCGCGACCTTCTTCGACCCCCACACCACCTACGGGATGGTCAGCGCGTACGAGTCCGTCTACCTGGCGCACCGGATGCCGTACGGAGAGGCGGCGCGAATGGCGCTCATGGGGACCGCCGAGCGGATCTCCGCACGGCGGGCCCACGAGATCGGGCTGGTCTCCGAACTCACCGCCCCCGGCGGCGCGTTGGAAGCGGCGGTGAGCTGTGCCGCCGTCATCGCCTCCTACCCCCCGGAGGGTGTGCAGGGCACCGTACGGGCCCTGTGGGCGGCGAAGGAGGCGGCGCGTGCGCAGGCCTTCGCGCAGGCGCCGTCACTCATCAAGCTCGGGAACCTGCCGACGGAGCGGCAGGCGGAGCTGTTCGCCGGGAGGCGGACGAAAGGGTTCCGGGTGCGGTAGCTCCCGACCGGCAGGCGGAGTCGGCAGGAGGAGGCGACAGGACGAGCAGGCACGAGGAATCGGCGGCAGGTGTCGGCACGAGGAGCCGGCACGAGGCGTGAGCCCGCGGATCCGCCTCGCCGTGGCCGTGTTGTCGCGCCCTCACGCGTCGCCCAAGTCGCCACCGTGTGGCACGACTCGCGTACCCGGCGTAGCGTCATGGGGGACGGCCGCCGTCAAGAGCCCCTTCCGTGCGGTCCGGTACGACGGCCGTCCCCCTCGATGCGCGTGCCGGCGTCACGCCGTCCGTGCCGTCCCCGTCCCCTTCTCCGCGTCCAGTGCGTACACGCAGCGGTCCTTGCTGCACGCGTACACCACGCCGTCCTTCACCACCGGCGCGCCGGTGATCTCGCCGCCGGTCGCCAGCTTCCAGCGCAGTCGGCCGTCGTCGGCCTTCAGCGTGTACAGCAGGTGGTCCGTGGAGCCGAAGTGGATACGGCCCTCCGCCACCGCCGGGGAGCCCACGATGTCGCCGCCCGCCTGGAAGCGCCACTTCGGGGTGCCCGTGACCGCGTCCAGGGTGTAGAGGCCCTTGCCGCTGCCGACGTGCACATGGCCCGCGGCCACCAGCACCGGCTCGATCGCGGCCCGCGCCTCCGTCGCGATGCGCCAGCGGTCGCGGCCGTCCGCCGCGTCGAGGGCGTACACCGTGCCCAGATAGTCGGCGAGATAGATGCCACCACCCGTCACCGCCGGACCCGGTACGAAGGTGGGCGGGCACAGGAACACCGCCGGCGCCTCGAAGTGCCAGCGCACCATGCCGGTCGACACCTCGATGGCCAGGACCCGGGTGCCGGCCGAGACGTAGACGTAGCCGTCCGGCGCCTGGGTCAGGCGCACGGGCACGCCGCCGCAGGACGCCGCGTCCCCGATGGGGTACGACCAGCGCTCCTCGCCCGTACGCGCCTCCAGGGCCCGCAGCCGGCCGTCCTTCCACACGTAGGCCGTGCCGTCCTGGACCAGCGGTCCGGCCTCCGGCGCCTCGAAGTCGGTCTGCGCTCCGGTGATCTCCCACAGCTTCTGGCCGGTGGACGCCTCCCAGGCCTGGACGCCGCCGCCACGGGTGCCGGTGACGACCGTGCCGCGGTCGGCCTTGAGGGAGTAGACCCAACCGTCCGTGGACAGCCGCCACAGGTCCGCGCCCTCGCGGGCGTCCAGGGCGAACAGCGTCGGACCGTCGGAGGCGTGGATACGGCCGTCCGCGACCGCCATCGACCAGGCCACATCCCGCGTCTTGAAGCGCCGGCGGCCGGTCGCCACGTCCAGGGCGTGCACCTCGAAGGAGGTGACGTAGACGAGGTCGTCGGCGACCGACGGCGTACCCCAGACGTCGTTCGACATGCGGAAGCGCCACGGACGCCAGCCGGAGGCCGTCTCCGGGGGTGCGGCCGGCGGTGCGACCGTGGGCACGACTCCGGCCGCGCCGTTGACCCCGGGGCTCGGCCGGGACCAGGACGCGGCGAGGCCCGCCTCCGGGGGAGGCGCCTTCACCGCGGCGGCCCGGGCGTCGGCGACACGCGGTCCGGGCCCGATCGGCACGGACGCACCCGCGAGGCGCACCGGCCCGGAGTCCGGCGCGCCGACCGGCACGGGCTCGCGCGACGGCACAGGGGGCGCGGGGTCGTACGACGGCGGAGGGGGCAGCGCGGGCCGTCCGCCACCGCCGCTGCGGTTCCCGGCGGAGGACTGGTTCGTCGGCGGACGCCCGCCGCGCCGCGCCTCGATCAGGCCGACGGCCTTCTCGGGCAGCCACGCCGACGCCGTACCGCTGTCGTCGGAGCCGGAGCCGAAGAGGTGCGGCGCCAGCTGGGCCTGGAGGTCGGCCGGATTGGGCCGGCCCGTCGCCTCCATCTGCATGCAGGACTCGATCAGCGGCCGCAGCTCGTCCGGGAGCCCGGTCAGGTCCGGGCCCTCGCGCAGCAGCATGAAGACGGTCTCGACGGGGTTGGCGCCGTGGAAGGGGGGATGTCCGGTGGCCGCGAAGACGAGCATCGAGCCGAGCGAGAAGACGTCGCTCGCGCCGGTCACGCTGCGCGAGTCCTTCGCCTGCTCGGGGGACATGTAGGCGGGCGTACCGACGGCGACGTTCGTCATCGTCAGGCGCGTGTTCGATACGCCGGAGGCGATACCGAAGTCGATCACCCGCGGGCCGTCCTCGACGACGAGCACGTTCGAGGGCTTCAGGTCCCGGTGGACCAGCCCGGCCCCGTGGATGGACTGGAGCGCCTCGGCCACGCCCGCCGCGAGCCAGCGCACCGCCTGGGCCGGCAGCGGCCCGCACTCGGTCACTATCTCTTCGAGGGAGGGCGCGGGTACGTACGCGGTGGCGAGCCACGGCACGGCCGCCCGCGGATCGGCATCGACCACGGCCGCCGTGTAGAAGCCGGACACCGCCCGCGCGGCCTCGACCTCACGCGTGAAGCGCACCCGGAACAACTGGTCCTCGGCGAGCTCCGTGCGCACCGTCTTGATCGCCACGCGCCGGCCGGACGCCGAGCGCGCGAGATAGACCAGCCCCATGCCGCCGGCACCCAGCCGTCCCAGCACCTCGAACGGCCCGATACGCCGCGGATCGTGCTGCGTCAGCTGATCCACCACTTGCCTGCCACCTCCCCGTACGGGTCACGTCGTACGCCTTGTGTACGCGACCCCGTGCAGCGTCTCACCACCGCACCGCCATGGCGGCACGCACCCTGATTCTTCCTGTCCCGGCCACTGGTTGCGAACCCGGGGGCGGAACGGGGTGTCTCAGGACAAAACCATGCCGGACCGCCCCTCGGGAAGCGGGCGCCCGCATGGTGAAACGCCCGACGCACCCCCGAAGTGCCGCCCTTGCGGCCCCGCAGTGCCGCGTCACCTCTGCCTCAGTGTGCGGGGCACCACCTGATGATCGGTGCCGATCGCCACCCGTCCGTACGAGGTCTCGAACGGCGGTACCTGTACACGCCCCCTCGGCCGGCCGCCCGCGCCGAGCGCCGTCTTCCCGTCCACGAGGGAAAAGGGGGCGGCAGAGCAGGGCCGGGAAGAGGGACAAGAGAGCAGGCGCCGCAAGGCCGGGCAGAAGGCCCGGGAGCGGCGCGACCCCCGGGCCGGGAAGAGGGACGAGGCAGCAGGCCCTCCAGGCCGGGCAGAAGTCCGGGAACCGCGCGGCCTCCGGACCGGGAAGAGCGACGAGGGGCGCGGCCTCCGGGCCGGGCAGAGGTTCGGGGAACGGGGCGGCCCCGAACCGGAGACGGAACCTAAGTCGGCGACGGCGCCGAAGTCGCGGACGGCATCGAAGTCGGCGACCGCACCGAGGCCGAAGAGCGCGTCGCCGAGGCCGGGGGAAGCATCGCGGAGGCGCGTAATGGACGATGGCGCTTTTCGGCCATGCCGCCCAATCTAACGGCCTCTTAGGCCGGGCGCGCGCGGGAATACTCCCTTCTCACAGGCCCCGGAAGCCCCCGAGCACCTCCCCACTCCCCATTTGCAGTCGGCCGAATCGCGCTCCGATCACCCCTCGGTAAGCTGACGGCATGACAGGACAAGTACGTACCGTCGACGGCCGCGTGGCCGGTCGGCGCGGGCAGGCGACCCGGCAGAAGCTGCTCGACTGCCTCAGCGAGATGCTCAGCTCGTCGCCGTATCGGGACGTCAAAGTCATCGACGTCGCCCGCAAGGCAGGGACCTCGCCCGCGACCTTTTACCAGTACTTCCCGGACGTCGAAGGCGCCGTCCTGGAGATCGCCGAGCAAATGGCCGCCGACGGGGCCGGGTTGACCCGGTTGCTGGAGGGGCGCTCATGGGTCGGCAAGGCGGGCTGGCAGACCGCACAGGAACTCGTCGACGGTTTCCTGGAGTTCTGGCGCAAGCACGACGCGATCCTGCGGGTCGTCGACCTGGGCGCGGCCGAGGGCGACAAGCGCTTCTACAAGATCCGCATGAAGATCCTCAACTCGGTGAACAACTCCCTGGTCGACTCGATCACCGAACTCCAGTCCAAGGGCAGGGTGGACAAGGACGTGAACCCGGCGGCCGTGGCCGGTTCGCTCGTGGCGATGCTCGCGTCCGTTGCCTCCCACCAGAAGGGCTTCCAGACCTGGGGCGTCAAACAGGCCGAACTCAAGCCAAATCTTGCGCTGTTGGTGCATTTGGGTGTTACCGGGAAGAAGCCGACGAAGTAGTACGCGAGGTGCGCGCGGACATACCCGCAGCGGTACGCGCGCGGTAACCGTTCAGGCGCGCCCAGTCCTGTCGGCTCGGCTGCTCCGGCCCAAGTCCTGTCATGCGGGCGGTGGTCCACTCCGGTGGACCACCGCCCGCTGCTCATGTCCGCGCACTCGCCGGTGTCACGCCCGGGTGCTGGGCAGCGGCCGGCCCTCCACCACGTGCTTCATCACCAGCGTCGACGTCAGCCGCTGCACGCCCGGCAGGGTGGCCAGGCGCTCGTCGTAGAGCCGCTGGAAGGCGGCGAGGTCGGCGGTGGCGATCCGCAGCAGATAGTCGGGGTCGCCGAAGAGCCGCTGTGCCTCCAGGACGTGCTCCACCTCGCCGAGCGCCCGCTCGAACTCGGCGACGGTGTCCCGGTCCTCCTGACGCATCGAGACGAAGACCAGCGCCTCGAAGTTCAGCCCGACGGCGGCCGGGTCCACGACGGCCCGGTAGCCGCGGATCGCACCGGTCCGCTCCAGCTCGCGCAGCCGCCGGTGGCACGGCGAGACGCTCAGTCGCACCCGTGCGGCCAGTTCGGTCACGGTCAGCCGCCCATCCTGCTGGAGTTCGGCAAGAATCTTGCGGTCCACGGAGTCCATGAGGCAGATCTTCCCTCAGAAGCGGCGATCGAGGGCAAACTTCGGAAACACTTTCGCGTCAATCGCGCCTAATGTCCCCATCGTGGATACGGGAGTGATGACATCTTTCCTCGCGGTGGACCTGCTGCTGGTGTGCGTACCGGGCGCCGACTGGGCGTACGCCATCGCGGCGGGCCTGCGGGGGCGGTCGGTGGTACCGGCGGTGGCGGGCCTGATCGCCGGGTACGCGGTGCATACGGCGGTGGCGGTGACGGGGCTCGCGGTCCTGGTGGCGGGGTCGCCCCGGCTGCTGACGGCTTTGACGGTGGTGGGGGCCGGATATCTGGTGTGGCTGGGGTGGGGGGTGCTGCGCCGCCCCGCCACTCCGGGGGCGGCGGCCGGGGAACCCGCCCATGCGCCCCCAGTCCGTGTCTTCCTGCGCGGCGCCGCCATCAGCGGCCTGAATCCCAAGGGTCTGCTGCTCTACCTTTCCGTGCTGCCGCAGTTCCTGGTCACCAAGGGCACACACCTGCCGGTGGCGGCGCAGACGGCCACGCTCGGCCTGGCACACATGGCGTGCTGCGCGGCCGTCTACCTGACCGTCGGCGTCCTGGCCCGGGCCGTTCTGACCGCGCGCCCGGCCGCGGCCCGCGCGGTCACCCGGACGAGCGGGGCCGCGATGCTCGGAATCGGCGCGTTCCTGCTGGCGGAGCGTCTGGCGACACTCTGAGAGCACGTGGCGACGCTCTCGGCCTCAGGACGGTGCTCAGCGCCATACGCCGCGGGCTCAACGCCGTAGGACGCGGGCTCAGCGCCGTACGACGACCCGCGCTCGGCGCCGTACGGCCCGGGCTCGGCGCCGTACCGCCCGGGCTCAACGGCGCAGACCCACGCCCAGCCCCGCACGGCCCACGCTCAACGCCGCACGACCCACGCCCAGCCCCGCACGCCCCACGCTCAGCGCCGCACGCCCCACGCTCAGCCCCGCACGCCCCACGTCCAGCCCCGCACGCCCCACGCTCAGCGCCGCACGATCCGGAACAGCCGGATCTCCCGCTCCACCCGCGCCTGATACGTCGCGTACGGCGGCCAGAACGCCAGCACCGCCTTCCAGGCCGCCGCCCGCTCCTCCCCCTCCAGCAGATGGGCCGTGACCGGGATGTCCTCGCCCTTCCAGCTGACCTCGGCGTCCGGGTGCACGAGGAGGTTGGCGGTCCAGGCGGGGTGGCCGGTCCGCCCGAAGTTGGACCCGATGAGGATCCAGCTACCGCTCTCCTCCGGCATGCACGCCAGGGGCGTACGCCGTGGCAGTCCGCTCTTCGCGCCGGTGGCCGTGAGGATCACGCCCGGCAGCATCTGTGCGCTGAGCAGGACCTTCCCTCGGGTCAGCCGGTGCACGACCCGGTCCAGCGCGGGCACGACGTGCGGCGCGACCTTCGCGAAGGCCCGCGTGGAGGACACCTTCTGCACGATCCGCACTCCCACGGCCATCAGACCGCCACCTCCCTCTGCTCGAAGAGTCCTGCCATGTCGGCCGCGTGCGCCCGCAGGCGGTGCACCGGCCCGAACAGCGCCTCGTCACCGGCCGCGCGCTTGAAGTACAGATGCGCCTCGTGCTCCCAGGTGAACCCGATGCCGCCGTGCAACTGAATGCCCTCGGCCGCGGCGGTCCGCAGGGCCTCCAATGCCTGGGCGAGGGCGAGCCCACCGGCCTTCTCCTCTCCTTGACCGGTGGCCCAGGCCGCGTAGTACGCCGCCGAACGCGCCGCCTGCACCCGCACGTACACGTCGGCCAGCCGGTGCTTCACGGCCTGGAAGGACCCGATCGCCCGCCCGAACTGCTCCCGCTGCTTGACGTACTCGACGGTCCGCTCCAGCGCCCGGCCGGCGGCCCCCACGGCCTCGCAGGCGAGAACGGCGGCGGCCCGGTCCCCGACGGCGGCGAGCGCTTCGGTCGTCCCGACCCACTCGTCTCCCCCGAGCAACTCCGCGTCCACATCCCGTAGTTGGACACGAGCACAGGACCGCGTCTCGTCGATGGCGGTCTGCCGTGTCCGCACTCCGCCCTCCCGTACGAGGAACAGCAAGGTCCGCGACCGGGCGAACCCCCCGGCGTGCGCGGCCACGATCAGCAGCCCTGCGCTGTGCCCGTCGAGCACCTGCGCCGCCTCCCCGTACAGCCGCCAGGTACCGCCCGCCCGCCGCGCCTGCATACCGCCGGCACGCCCGCCGCCCGCCCAGTCGCCCTGGTTGTCCCCGACGAGCGCGAGGGCGGTGGCGAGGGCCGTGCCCGGCACGGCGAGGGTGGCGGTCAGCTCGCCTGAGGCGATGCGGGGCAGCAGTTCGGCGCGCTGGGCGTCGGTGCCGAGGGTGAGCAACAGGGGCGCGGCGAGGACAGCCGTGGACAGCAAGGGAGAGGGGGCGAGGGAACGCCCCACCTCCTCGCAGGCAAGGGCGAGTTCGGTGATTGTGCAGCCGACGCCGCCGTAGGCCTCGGGGAGGGCGAGCCCGGGCAGACCGAGCTGTTCGGCGAGGGTGGTCCACAGGGCGGGGTCGTGTCCGGCAGCGGTCCGGACGGCGGCCCGGACGTCCTCCGGGCCGCAGCGCTTGGCCAGCGCCTCCCGCACCGTACGGCGGATCTCGTCCTGTTCGGCGGTGAAGCGGGCATCCATGGGCGGGGTCCCTTCTCCATCTGACGGTCCGTCATGTTAGAGCGGGGGCCCGCGCATGCACAGGCCCAACACCCACGAATCTGATGTACCGTCAGATTTATGAGGAGTGCTGTGACCGGTCGGAAGGTCGCTGTCGTCGGCGTATCGCTGTCCGATTGCGGGCGGGTCGACGAGGCGACGCCGTACGCCCTGCACGCCCAGGCCGCCCGCCGCGCCCTGGCCGACTCGGGCCTGGACCGCTCGGTGATCGACGGCTTCGCGTCGGCGGGCCTCGGCACGCTGGCGCCGGTGGAGGTCGCGGAGTACCTCGGGCTGCGGCCCACCTGGGTCGACTCGACCTCCGTCGGCGGCTCCACCTGGGAGGTCATGGCGGCCCACGCGGCCGACGCGATCGCGGCGGGCCACGCGCGGGCGGTGCTCCTGGTCTACGGCTCGACGGCCCGCGCGGACATCAAGGCGGGCCGGCGCACGGGCAACCTGTCCTTCGGGGCGCGGGGCCCGCTCCAGTTCGAGGTCCCGTACGGCCACACACTGATCGCCAAGTACGCGATGGCGGCGCGCCGCCACATGCACGAGTACGGCACGACGATCGAGCAGCTGGCCGAGGTGGCGGTGCAGGCGCGGGCGAACGCGGCGGCGAACCCGGAGGCGATGTTCCGCGACCCGGTCACGGTCGACGACGTCCTGTCCGGCCCGGTGATCGCGGACCCCTTCACCAAACTGCACTGCTGCATAAGGTCCGACGGCGGGGCGGCGGTACTGCTGGCGGCGGAGGATCTGGTGCGGGACTGCCGCACGGCACCGGTGTGGGTCCTCGGCACCGGAGAACACGTCTCGCACACGACGATGTCCGAATGGCCCGACTTCACGGTGTCCCCGGCGGCGGTGAGCGGCCGCCTCGCCTTCGAACGGGCCGGGGTGCGCCCGGAGGAGATCGACTTCGCGGAGATCTACGACGCCTTCACCTACATGACCCTGGTGACGCTGGAGGACCTCGGCTTCTGCGGAAAGGGCGAGGGCGGGGCGTTCGTGGAGAAGGGACGGCTGCTGGTGCGGGGCGGGGAGCTGCCGGTGAACACGGACGGGGGCGGTCTCTCGGCGCAGCATCCGGGGATGCGGGGGCTGTTCCTGCTGGTGGAGGCGGTACGGCAGCTACGGGGCGAGGCCGGTGAACGGCAGGTCCTGAAGACCGGCGGGCGGCTGCCGGAGCTGGCCGTGGCTTCCGGGACGGGGGGCTGGTTCTGCTCGTCGGGGACGGTGGTGCTGGGGCGGGGGTGAGCGCTGCGCCGACTCCTCGTTCGGATGAATCGGGCTTGATCGACGACCCGCAGGTTAACGCTTGCATTAACTTCCGCGGCATGGCCCCGATCGCCGAGAAGCGCTAGCGGGAGCACGTCGCCGAGC
The Streptomyces sp. CGMCC 4.7035 DNA segment above includes these coding regions:
- a CDS encoding Lrp/AsnC family transcriptional regulator, whose translation is MDSVDRKILAELQQDGRLTVTELAARVRLSVSPCHRRLRELERTGAIRGYRAVVDPAAVGLNFEALVFVSMRQEDRDTVAEFERALGEVEHVLEAQRLFGDPDYLLRIATADLAAFQRLYDERLATLPGVQRLTSTLVMKHVVEGRPLPSTRA
- a CDS encoding Zn-ribbon domain-containing OB-fold protein; protein product: MTDALLSPVHDEDGAPFWEYAARGELRVQACAECGEPRFPPRPCCPHCQSFTSEWRRVSGKGRIWSYVVPHPPLLPAYAAQVPYNVIVVELAEAPRIRLVGNLVSGPEAPLNSSPPERIRIGAKVQVAFDGDGLPRWVLERP
- a CDS encoding FadD3 family acyl-CoA ligase: MREDVEWGSIPGLVRSAARRYADVEAVVEGRTRITYAELGARVERAAAACVANGVGVGDRVAIWAPNTLDWIVSALGAVSAGAVLVPLNTRFKGTEAAYVLERSRAKLLFVTGTFLGTSYVASLRRASLRRAPLRRAPQDGPGSGPLPALPHLEQVVVLADDAPADFRTWKDFLASGEGVGEPEVRERAATLTGAHPSDIIFTSGTTGRPKGAVITHAQTLRAYEIWTDLAGLSQGDRYLIVNPFFHTFGYKAGVLACLMRGATMIPQPVFNVDTALANIAAERVSVLPGPPTLHQSLLDHPSRDAYDLSALRLVVTGAAVVPLRLVERLRGELGVDTVLTAYGLSEASGFVTMCRRGDEPSVIATTSGRAIPGTEIRVADAKGAPLPPGAPGEVLVRGFNVMQGYFEDERATAEVLTPDGWLRTGDVGVLDVSGNLRITDRIKDMFIVGGFNAYPAEIEQLLGLHPDVADVAVIGVPDARLGEVGKAYVVRRPGALLTADDLIAWSRREMANYKVPREVEFVAELPRNASGKVVKGELRGHAGRVTEGRG
- a CDS encoding TetR family transcriptional regulator, which translates into the protein MTGQVRTVDGRVAGRRGQATRQKLLDCLSEMLSSSPYRDVKVIDVARKAGTSPATFYQYFPDVEGAVLEIAEQMAADGAGLTRLLEGRSWVGKAGWQTAQELVDGFLEFWRKHDAILRVVDLGAAEGDKRFYKIRMKILNSVNNSLVDSITELQSKGRVDKDVNPAAVAGSLVAMLASVASHQKGFQTWGVKQAELKPNLALLVHLGVTGKKPTK
- a CDS encoding serine/threonine-protein kinase; this translates as MVDQLTQHDPRRIGPFEVLGRLGAGGMGLVYLARSASGRRVAIKTVRTELAEDQLFRVRFTREVEAARAVSGFYTAAVVDADPRAAVPWLATAYVPAPSLEEIVTECGPLPAQAVRWLAAGVAEALQSIHGAGLVHRDLKPSNVLVVEDGPRVIDFGIASGVSNTRLTMTNVAVGTPAYMSPEQAKDSRSVTGASDVFSLGSMLVFAATGHPPFHGANPVETVFMLLREGPDLTGLPDELRPLIESCMQMEATGRPNPADLQAQLAPHLFGSGSDDSGTASAWLPEKAVGLIEARRGGRPPTNQSSAGNRSGGGGRPALPPPPSYDPAPPVPSREPVPVGAPDSGPVRLAGASVPIGPGPRVADARAAAVKAPPPEAGLAASWSRPSPGVNGAAGVVPTVAPPAAPPETASGWRPWRFRMSNDVWGTPSVADDLVYVTSFEVHALDVATGRRRFKTRDVAWSMAVADGRIHASDGPTLFALDAREGADLWRLSTDGWVYSLKADRGTVVTGTRGGGVQAWEASTGQKLWEITGAQTDFEAPEAGPLVQDGTAYVWKDGRLRALEARTGEERWSYPIGDAASCGGVPVRLTQAPDGYVYVSAGTRVLAIEVSTGMVRWHFEAPAVFLCPPTFVPGPAVTGGGIYLADYLGTVYALDAADGRDRWRIATEARAAIEPVLVAAGHVHVGSGKGLYTLDAVTGTPKWRFQAGGDIVGSPAVAEGRIHFGSTDHLLYTLKADDGRLRWKLATGGEITGAPVVKDGVVYACSKDRCVYALDAEKGTGTARTA
- a CDS encoding enoyl-CoA hydratase/isomerase family protein, which encodes MSEGLRITADKETGVAVVTLDRPEKLNAIDLGTADELARIWRELRFEDSVRAVVLTGAGERAFCTGLDRDAEVPQPTSPFMVDDPLIRIGPKANDLWKPVIAAVCGMTCGGAFYLLGESEFIVADTTATFFDPHTTYGMVSAYESVYLAHRMPYGEAARMALMGTAERISARRAHEIGLVSELTAPGGALEAAVSCAAVIASYPPEGVQGTVRALWAAKEAARAQAFAQAPSLIKLGNLPTERQAELFAGRRTKGFRVR
- a CDS encoding lipid-transfer protein, whose product is MAGLKDATAIVGIGQTAFARQLPESEKALACRAVLAALDDAGIAPGEVDALASYTMEETDEVEVAKAVGLGDLTFFSKVGYGGGGSCATVAHLAAAVTTGQATVGVAWRSRKRGSGPRPWRNTAAQLPTPAQWTRPFGLLRPVDEIGMLARRYMYEYGATRDHLFNVALACRNRANQNPAAMMYERPLTRDMYMTSRWISEPLCLFDNCLETDGALACVIVSAERARDCRHRPVYVHSAAQGLPSQHHGMVNYWNDDPLTGPAWTAARHLWKHADLTPDDVDVAQIYDAFTPLIPLSLEGYGFCGRGEGGAFTEGGALEIGGRLPINTGGGGLSEAYVHGFNLINEGVKQLRGTSTAQVPGAATCLVTAGEGVPTSALLLRS